One Rosa chinensis cultivar Old Blush chromosome 5, RchiOBHm-V2, whole genome shotgun sequence genomic region harbors:
- the LOC112166928 gene encoding uncharacterized protein LOC112166928 produces MAITGIEDWRYWNWIAAEESRSQKWYEPEWWKFGDIKSYFCHASAPIIISFIKVQALQKRIDVIGGLSLSLTHIHKLLYKIWCQPMPIQLIYFLRCFLLQKPFVLVYDLFALWWWIKVKPDVGRWFKRHESNIHEMFAACTM; encoded by the exons ATGGCTATAACAGGGATTGAGGATTGGCGATACTGGAACTGGATTGCTGCTGAAGAATCAAG GAGTCAAAAGTGGTATGAACCAGAATGGTGGAAGTTTGGTGATATAAAATC ATATTTTTGCCATGCTTCAG CTCCTATCATCATTAGTTTCATCAAGGTACaagcactacaaaaaagaattgatGTAATTG GAGGTCTGTCTCTCTCCCTCACACATATACACAAGTTACTATATAAAATTTGGTGCCAGCCCATGCCGATTCAGTTGATTTACTTCTTAAGGTGTTTTTTGTTACAGAAGCCATTTGTGCTGGTGTATGATTTATTTGCTTTGTGGTGGTGGATCAAAGTTAAACCAGATGTAGGGAGGTGGTTTAAAAGACATGAATCCAATATCCATGAGATGTTTGCAGCCTGCACAATGTAG
- the LOC112201379 gene encoding pathogenesis-related protein 1, whose amino-acid sequence MENKSFSVGLLRTFLLLSTLFWPSFSRSSPHKTSPTPSSNTIQQYLIPHNTERSKLGLPPLKWSNKLESYASWWARQRREDCSLIHSNSEFGENLFWGSGHDWKPSDAVKAWATESCYYNHKTNSCDQKKDCLHYTQMVWKQSSKIGCAKVICRSGDTIFACVYDPPGNVIGQKPF is encoded by the coding sequence ATGGAAAACAAATCATTTTCAGTTGGGTTACTAAGAACGTTCCTCCTCCTTTCCACACTGTTTTGGCCATCTTTCTCACGCAGCTCACCCCATAAAACCTCCCCTACTCCCTCTTCTAACACCATTCAGCAGTACTTGATCCCTCACAACACTGAAAGATCAAAGCTCGGCCTCCCTCCTCTCAAATGGAGCAATAAACTCGAGAGCTACGCTTCCTGGTGGGCCCGCCAACGGCGAGAAGACTGCTCGTTGATTCATTCGAACAGCGAGTTCGGGGAGAACCTCTTCTGGGGGAGTGGACATGACTGGAAGCCGAGTGATGCAGTTAAAGCATGGGCAACAGAGAGTTGCTACTACAACCACAAGACTAACTCTTGTGATCAGAAAAAGGATTGCTTGCATTATACTCAAATGGTTTGGAAGCAGAGCTCGAAGATTGGTTGTGCTAAAGTTATATGTAGGAGTGGGGATACAATTTTTGCTTGTGTTTATGATCCTCCAGGTAATGTTATAGGCCAAAAGCCATTTTGA
- the LOC112167044 gene encoding uncharacterized protein LOC112167044 has translation MGMVVVISLPFILFTILLGFGCYFFGRARGRKEAMTSPQVYGVPTPPPGANSTSHPSSPQPHPYFKPDNSANV, from the coding sequence atgggTATGGTGGTGGTGATCTCTCTGCCTTTTATTCTGTTCACCATACTGCTTGGTTTCGGGTGTTACTTCTTTGGAAGAGCGAGAGGCCGAAAGGAGGCGATGACAAGTCCTCAAGTTTATGGGGTGCCAACTCCACCACCAGGAGCTAATAGCACTTCACACCCTTCATCTCCTCAGCCACATCCTTATTTCAAACCAGACAACTCTGCCAATGTTTAA